Proteins from a single region of Crassaminicella profunda:
- the rplS gene encoding 50S ribosomal protein L19 encodes MDIIKAIEQGQLKTDLPEFNVGDTVKVHLKIKEGNRERVQVFEGFVLKRQNGGARETFTVRRISYGVGVERTLPLHSPKIEKIEVVRRGKVRRAKLNYIRELRGKAAKIKEKKF; translated from the coding sequence ATGGATATTATAAAAGCGATTGAACAAGGACAACTTAAAACTGATCTTCCAGAATTTAATGTTGGGGATACTGTTAAAGTACACTTAAAGATTAAAGAGGGAAACAGAGAAAGAGTTCAGGTGTTTGAAGGTTTTGTACTTAAAAGACAAAACGGTGGAGCTAGAGAAACTTTCACAGTAAGAAGAATTTCTTACGGAGTTGGTGTTGAGAGAACTTTACCATTACATTCACCAAAGATTGAGAAAATCGAAGTAGTTAGAAGAGGAAAAGTTAGAAGAGCAAAACTTAACTATATTCGTGAGTTAAGAGGAAAAGCTGCAAAAATTAAAGAGAAGAAGTTTTAA
- a CDS encoding M23 family metallopeptidase, producing MKKSYKHVKYNRQRNDYYQGRRDNKEKENSFYKKILKQIVFCIVIAMLVILIKTIHSPITNKTTAMIKISITKEMDVKKSIREAVKYAKKIPEMPEKAVNVFNTFSERKDSKKEFVVPVNGDIISNYGEKINPVSDKKTFQRGVDLAINEDENIKAIADGEIIEMGEGKLGKTIKIKHKHDVFSFYANCSDIKVKKGQKIKKGEKIANIYKASDKSYTYLHFELWIDGKVVDPTKYIPFGRKIL from the coding sequence ATGAAGAAATCATATAAACATGTAAAATACAATAGACAAAGGAATGACTATTATCAAGGAAGAAGAGACAATAAAGAGAAAGAAAATTCTTTTTACAAAAAAATTTTAAAGCAAATTGTTTTCTGTATAGTGATTGCAATGCTAGTAATATTGATTAAAACTATTCATTCGCCAATTACAAATAAGACAACAGCAATGATTAAAATATCCATTACAAAAGAAATGGATGTGAAAAAATCTATCAGAGAGGCAGTTAAATATGCAAAGAAAATACCTGAAATGCCAGAAAAAGCAGTAAATGTATTTAATACTTTTTCCGAGAGAAAAGATTCAAAGAAAGAATTTGTTGTACCTGTAAATGGAGACATTATATCTAATTATGGGGAGAAAATAAATCCCGTTTCAGATAAAAAAACATTTCAAAGGGGAGTAGATTTAGCTATTAATGAAGATGAAAATATAAAGGCAATTGCAGATGGAGAAATTATAGAAATGGGTGAGGGTAAATTAGGTAAAACTATAAAAATAAAACATAAGCATGATGTATTTTCATTTTATGCAAACTGCTCAGATATTAAAGTGAAAAAGGGTCAAAAAATAAAGAAGGGAGAAAAAATTGCGAACATTTATAAAGCTAGCGACAAATCATATACATATCTACATTTTGAACTTTGGATAGATGGGAAAGTAGTGGATCCAACAAAGTATATTCCTTTTGGCAGAAAGATTCTATAG
- a CDS encoding FAD:protein FMN transferase, whose amino-acid sequence MKKNFNIYFCIIILLFISLLSGCSKKKEVVTDSAYMLGTHLNISIWTEDENKGKEVIKECFERISEIEKKMSANIKDSEVNQINNNEENRLIKVSTDTSNVLNKALEYAKISNGVFDPTIGKLVKLWGIGTENEKVPQRLEIDDALKYVNYKLLKKEENNAYKLDKEGMRIDLGGIAKGYAADEVYRILKNKGVEHAVINLGGNIYTLGTRQDGQIWKIGIQDPFEPTGTYMGIVQFSDKAIVTSGNYERFFVKNNKRYHHIIDPKTGYPSENGIISSTIIANHSMDADALSTSVYILGVKKGLALVEKIENVECIIVTKDHKVYLSSGMKGKLNIENDRFQIEN is encoded by the coding sequence ATGAAAAAAAATTTTAATATATATTTTTGCATCATCATATTATTATTCATAAGCCTATTATCAGGCTGTAGTAAAAAGAAAGAAGTTGTTACAGACTCAGCATACATGTTAGGGACGCATTTAAATATTAGTATTTGGACAGAAGATGAAAATAAAGGAAAAGAAGTCATAAAGGAATGCTTTGAAAGAATTTCTGAAATAGAAAAAAAGATGAGTGCAAATATCAAGGATAGTGAAGTAAATCAAATAAATAACAATGAAGAAAATAGACTTATAAAGGTAAGTACAGATACAAGTAATGTTTTAAATAAAGCTTTAGAATATGCAAAAATTTCAAATGGTGTGTTTGATCCTACAATTGGAAAGCTTGTGAAGTTATGGGGAATTGGTACTGAAAATGAAAAAGTCCCACAAAGGCTAGAAATTGATGATGCATTAAAATATGTAAATTATAAACTATTAAAAAAAGAAGAGAATAATGCGTATAAACTTGACAAGGAAGGAATGCGTATTGATTTAGGTGGGATTGCTAAAGGGTATGCAGCAGATGAAGTTTATAGAATACTTAAAAATAAAGGTGTTGAACATGCTGTTATTAATTTAGGAGGGAATATTTATACTTTAGGAACAAGACAAGATGGGCAGATTTGGAAAATAGGAATACAAGATCCCTTTGAACCTACGGGTACCTATATGGGCATTGTTCAGTTTTCTGATAAAGCCATTGTTACTTCAGGAAATTATGAAAGATTTTTTGTAAAGAACAATAAAAGATATCATCACATTATTGATCCTAAGACTGGCTATCCATCGGAAAATGGCATTATAAGTTCTACGATCATAGCAAATCATTCTATGGATGCAGATGCATTATCAACTTCTGTTTATATATTAGGGGTTAAAAAAGGTTTAGCGTTAGTTGAAAAAATTGAAAATGTAGAATGTATTATTGTTACAAAAGATCATAAGGTATACTTGTCATCAGGAATGAAAGGAAAATTAAATATTGAAAATGATCGTTTTCAAATTGAAAATTAG
- a CDS encoding EscU/YscU/HrcU family type III secretion system export apparatus switch protein has translation MEKKEMAAAIKYDQEKTAAPVVVAKGEGYIAKKIKEIASEMDIPTYKDEKLVKQLNNLSIGEEIPPELYQVVAEILAFIIRLDTKGETES, from the coding sequence ATGGAAAAAAAAGAAATGGCAGCAGCTATAAAATATGATCAAGAAAAAACAGCAGCACCTGTTGTTGTTGCAAAAGGAGAAGGATATATTGCAAAAAAGATAAAAGAGATTGCTTCAGAAATGGATATTCCTACTTATAAGGATGAAAAACTTGTAAAACAATTAAATAACCTATCTATTGGAGAAGAAATACCACCAGAATTATATCAAGTAGTGGCAGAAATTTTAGCTTTTATCATTCGATTAGATACAAAAGGAGAGACAGAAAGTTAG
- a CDS encoding TIGR03960 family B12-binding radical SAM protein: protein MNKEVLEDLLFQVEKPARYIGREINAVNKSLDQVEVRFGFAFPDIYEVGMSHLGMHILYNLLNSKDDIYCERIFSPWVDMEEKLRKKNMSLFTLETHTAIEELDFVGFTLQYELSYTNILNILDLGNIPIRKENRQEKFPFIIAGGPCAYNPEPLADIVDIFVLGEGEEVLLEIIDCYKEWKRKAEPKTKFLENICHIEGVYIPSLYDITYHEDATIKAFISKKEVYPKTISKRIIKDLDDVYYPDKVIVPFINVVHERAMVEIFRGCTRGCRFCQAGIIYRPVRERSLDKVKELAHELIRTTGYEELSLASLSTSDYSEIKPLTRHLIDEYGSKKIGLSLPSLRLDKFPLEVIEEIQKVRKTGLTFAPEAGTQRLRDVINKGITEKDLMDAMENAFALGWNNVKLYFMIGLPTETYEDLDGIAHLAKKVVDAYYHTPKEKRGRGLNITVSTSNFVPKPFTPFEWYPQDTIENLRQKQNYLKEKLRHKNIKYNYHDAKTSFLEAIFARGDRRLGEALIRGWEKGCKFDGWGDFFEYEKWMETFEECNIDPKFYANRERSYEEVLPWDFIDIGVTKKFLINENEKAKKGDLTHDCRISCTGCGMNHSFIGGDVCNV, encoded by the coding sequence ATGAACAAGGAAGTCTTAGAAGACTTATTATTTCAAGTTGAAAAACCTGCGAGGTACATAGGTAGAGAAATTAATGCAGTAAATAAATCACTAGACCAAGTTGAAGTGAGATTTGGATTTGCATTTCCAGATATATATGAAGTGGGAATGTCTCATTTAGGAATGCATATTTTATATAATCTCCTTAATAGTAAAGACGATATATATTGTGAAAGAATTTTTTCACCATGGGTGGATATGGAAGAAAAATTAAGAAAAAAAAATATGTCTCTATTTACCCTTGAAACGCATACGGCTATAGAAGAGTTGGATTTTGTTGGATTTACGTTACAATATGAACTAAGTTATACAAATATATTGAATATACTAGACTTGGGAAATATCCCCATTAGAAAAGAAAATAGGCAAGAAAAATTCCCATTTATTATTGCAGGAGGACCATGTGCATATAATCCAGAACCCCTTGCGGATATTGTAGATATATTCGTATTAGGGGAAGGAGAAGAAGTACTATTAGAAATAATAGATTGTTATAAAGAATGGAAAAGAAAAGCAGAACCTAAAACAAAATTTTTAGAAAATATTTGTCATATTGAAGGGGTATATATTCCATCCCTTTATGACATAACATATCATGAGGATGCTACTATAAAAGCTTTTATATCTAAAAAAGAAGTTTATCCTAAAACAATTTCTAAAAGAATTATTAAAGATTTAGATGATGTTTATTACCCTGATAAAGTGATTGTTCCATTTATCAATGTAGTACATGAGCGAGCTATGGTAGAAATTTTCAGGGGATGTACAAGAGGCTGTAGATTTTGCCAAGCAGGAATCATCTATAGGCCTGTGAGGGAAAGATCTCTTGATAAAGTGAAAGAATTAGCTCATGAGTTGATAAGGACTACTGGATATGAAGAATTATCTCTTGCATCACTCAGCACAAGCGATTATTCAGAAATAAAACCATTAACAAGGCATTTGATTGATGAGTATGGTAGCAAGAAGATTGGTTTGTCTTTACCATCTTTAAGATTAGATAAATTCCCATTAGAGGTGATTGAAGAAATTCAAAAGGTTAGAAAAACAGGACTTACATTTGCACCAGAGGCTGGAACGCAAAGACTTAGAGACGTTATTAATAAAGGAATTACAGAAAAGGATTTAATGGATGCAATGGAGAATGCATTTGCTCTTGGATGGAATAATGTAAAGCTGTATTTTATGATAGGACTTCCAACAGAAACATATGAAGATTTAGATGGTATTGCACATCTTGCAAAAAAGGTTGTGGATGCATATTATCATACACCGAAAGAAAAAAGAGGACGAGGATTAAATATTACTGTTAGTACATCTAATTTTGTACCAAAGCCTTTTACACCTTTTGAGTGGTATCCACAGGATACTATTGAAAACCTTCGACAAAAACAGAACTATTTAAAAGAAAAGTTAAGACACAAAAATATAAAATATAACTATCACGATGCAAAAACAAGCTTTTTAGAGGCTATATTTGCAAGAGGCGATAGAAGATTAGGGGAAGCATTAATAAGAGGATGGGAAAAGGGATGTAAATTTGATGGATGGGGAGACTTTTTTGAATACGAAAAATGGATGGAAACTTTTGAGGAATGTAATATAGATCCAAAATTCTATGCCAATAGAGAGAGAAGTTATGAAGAAGTACTTCCGTGGGATTTTATTGATATAGGTGTAACGAAAAAGTTCTTAATCAATGAAAATGAAAAAGCAAAAAAAGGAGATTTAACCCATGATTGTAGAATAAGCTGTACAGGTTGTGGTATGAATCATAGTTTTATAGGTGGTGATGTATGTAATGTATAA
- a CDS encoding M50 family metallopeptidase: protein MRLIKVYGVDVKVNVLLCIVFFIFFIFGYIENLIISFLVVLLHEGAHIFTAKLLGYRIEKVEIFPFGGVAAIEENLVMNPKHEILIAASGPVFNFIMVFIGYNIFNRFYLTVDGFVFFVHSNLIIGLFNLLPVIPLDGGRIVRAYLAYLIGFKQSTKTVVILSKVISIFLFIWGCYMIKFNKLNSYLLLLAIFLYIAAHKEQRVAAFIFMKEITQKKQHLLCNSVLSTKYLTAVKSASVKDVMNQFVPRKYHIITVMDTRCNVIGVLTENDVFNGMVKYGLHASLEKLLMGE, encoded by the coding sequence ATGAGGCTGATAAAGGTATATGGAGTAGATGTAAAGGTAAATGTACTTTTATGCATTGTTTTTTTTATATTTTTTATATTTGGCTATATTGAAAATTTAATTATTTCTTTTTTGGTAGTACTACTCCATGAAGGGGCTCATATCTTTACTGCAAAATTGTTAGGATATAGAATAGAGAAAGTCGAAATATTTCCCTTTGGAGGTGTTGCAGCAATTGAAGAAAACCTTGTTATGAACCCTAAACATGAAATCCTTATTGCGGCTTCTGGACCTGTCTTTAATTTTATCATGGTGTTTATAGGATATAATATATTCAATAGGTTTTATTTAACTGTTGATGGATTTGTTTTTTTTGTACATTCTAATTTGATCATTGGGCTATTCAATTTACTTCCTGTTATCCCTTTAGATGGGGGACGGATTGTAAGGGCATATCTTGCTTATTTAATTGGATTTAAGCAATCAACGAAGACTGTAGTTATATTATCCAAAGTGATAAGTATTTTCTTGTTTATATGGGGATGTTATATGATTAAGTTTAACAAGTTGAATAGTTATCTTCTTCTTTTAGCTATTTTTTTATATATAGCTGCCCATAAAGAGCAAAGAGTTGCAGCTTTTATTTTTATGAAGGAAATTACGCAAAAAAAACAGCATTTATTATGTAATAGTGTATTAAGTACAAAATATTTAACAGCAGTAAAAAGTGCATCTGTAAAGGATGTGATGAATCAGTTTGTTCCAAGAAAATATCATATTATTACAGTTATGGATACACGGTGCAATGTGATTGGTGTATTAACAGAAAATGATGTCTTTAATGGGATGGTCAAATATGGATTACATGCTTCTTTGGAAAAGTTGTTAATGGGAGAGTAA
- the ylqF gene encoding ribosome biogenesis GTPase YlqF, with the protein MKKTKELIQQNLKLVDVVVELLDARLPISSRNPQIDEIVVGKPRVIVLNKSDLANKKVTNEWIAYFKKSGTNAIAVNSMNGSGLDKLMTELEETVKEKMEKRIEKGMRKRPVRAMIVGIPNVGKSSIINRLTGKKSAKTGDKPGVTRGKQWVRLKGNIELLDTPGILWPKFEDQNVGLKLAFTGSIKDEILDIETIALRLIEYLCEKYPKYMIERYKLKEIEEDGLMNMENIAKNRGCIMSGGRIDYTRVANIVMDEFRSAKIGKITLETPEDLSTIEE; encoded by the coding sequence ATGAAGAAAACAAAAGAGTTGATTCAACAAAATCTAAAATTAGTGGATGTAGTGGTGGAATTGTTAGATGCTAGACTGCCTATTAGCAGTAGAAATCCTCAAATCGATGAGATTGTAGTAGGTAAACCTAGAGTAATTGTTTTAAATAAGAGTGACTTAGCAAATAAAAAGGTTACAAATGAATGGATTGCATACTTCAAAAAAAGTGGAACCAATGCCATTGCAGTAAACTCAATGAATGGTTCAGGTTTAGATAAGCTTATGACAGAGCTTGAAGAAACGGTTAAAGAGAAAATGGAAAAAAGAATAGAAAAGGGAATGAGAAAAAGACCTGTTCGCGCCATGATTGTGGGCATACCAAATGTGGGTAAATCTTCAATCATTAATAGGCTTACTGGAAAGAAAAGCGCAAAGACAGGAGATAAGCCAGGAGTAACAAGAGGAAAACAATGGGTAAGATTAAAAGGAAATATTGAGCTATTAGATACGCCAGGTATTTTATGGCCTAAATTCGAAGATCAAAATGTAGGACTTAAATTGGCATTTACAGGTTCTATAAAAGATGAAATACTTGACATAGAGACCATTGCATTAAGACTCATTGAATATCTTTGTGAGAAATACCCTAAATATATGATAGAACGATATAAACTGAAAGAGATTGAAGAAGATGGGTTAATGAATATGGAAAATATAGCAAAAAACAGAGGCTGTATTATGTCAGGTGGAAGAATTGATTATACGAGGGTAGCAAATATAGTAATGGATGAATTTAGAAGCGCTAAGATAGGTAAGATTACCTTAGAAACACCTGAGGATTTAAGCACTATTGAAGAGTAG
- a CDS encoding ribonuclease HII: MNFQSLKVKEINHYIDQVKVEEYVKYIPLLENDERESVKKIGKKLEKRYAKLLGEKERVQKLWVYENKLFDAGYKIIAGIDEAGRGPLAGPVVAAAVVLPENVFIEGINDSKKISLKKREVLFKIITQKALGIGIGIIDNETIDQINILNATKMAMKRAVQKLSKSPQYLLIDAVHLADINIKQTGINKGDSLSISIAAASIIAKVTRDRIMDRFHKIYPQYSFINHKGYGTKEHYENIQKYGLSPIHRKSFLKNIIGDRKNENQSWKL; the protein is encoded by the coding sequence ATGAATTTTCAAAGTTTAAAAGTAAAAGAAATTAATCATTATATAGATCAAGTAAAGGTAGAAGAATATGTGAAGTATATACCATTATTAGAAAATGATGAAAGAGAATCGGTTAAAAAAATAGGAAAAAAACTAGAAAAAAGGTATGCAAAGTTATTGGGTGAAAAAGAAAGAGTTCAAAAGTTATGGGTTTATGAAAATAAATTATTTGATGCTGGATATAAAATAATTGCAGGAATAGATGAAGCAGGACGTGGACCTTTAGCAGGACCTGTAGTAGCAGCAGCAGTTGTCTTGCCAGAAAATGTGTTTATAGAAGGAATTAATGATTCAAAGAAAATATCGTTAAAGAAAAGAGAAGTTTTATTTAAAATTATAACTCAAAAAGCACTAGGTATTGGTATTGGAATAATAGATAATGAAACTATCGATCAGATAAATATATTGAATGCAACGAAGATGGCTATGAAGCGGGCTGTTCAAAAACTTTCTAAATCTCCACAGTATTTATTAATAGATGCAGTGCATTTAGCCGATATAAATATAAAGCAGACTGGAATTAACAAGGGAGATAGTTTAAGTATATCTATTGCTGCAGCTTCTATTATAGCTAAGGTAACAAGAGATAGAATAATGGACAGATTTCATAAAATATATCCTCAATATAGTTTTATTAATCATAAAGGATATGGGACAAAGGAGCATTATGAAAATATTCAAAAATATGGACTATCTCCAATTCATAGAAAGTCTTTTCTAAAAAATATAATAGGTGATAGGAAAAATGAAAATCAATCATGGAAACTATAA
- a CDS encoding TIGR03936 family radical SAM-associated protein, which yields MYKIRMRFSKKDFMIFISHLDLARVMERALRRAEVSLSFSQGFNPHPKISFATALALGVSSDGEYVDVEIEEKIDLKTFKDKINMELPEGIEVIQCKYIDVKSKALMAIIEYSTYMVRCSLKNDIREEELKENISEFMKNEEIIVYKTIKKRNKERNKEINIRPLIKKIEFINKGNEYCVFKMTLATGSRGNLKPEVVMEKLKDIGKMPIVLETVRIHRLDLYGMKAHKMIEPLELSI from the coding sequence ATGTATAAAATAAGAATGAGATTTAGTAAGAAAGATTTTATGATATTTATCTCTCACTTAGACTTAGCAAGAGTGATGGAAAGAGCATTAAGAAGGGCGGAAGTTTCTCTTAGTTTTTCACAAGGGTTTAACCCTCATCCAAAGATTTCCTTTGCTACGGCACTAGCATTAGGGGTTTCAAGTGATGGAGAATATGTAGATGTAGAAATTGAAGAAAAAATAGATTTAAAAACATTCAAAGATAAAATAAATATGGAATTACCAGAGGGGATAGAAGTCATTCAATGTAAATATATTGATGTGAAAAGTAAAGCCCTAATGGCTATTATTGAATACTCAACTTACATGGTAAGATGTTCTTTAAAAAATGATATAAGGGAAGAAGAATTAAAAGAAAACATCAGTGAGTTTATGAAAAATGAAGAAATTATTGTATATAAAACAATAAAGAAGAGGAATAAGGAGAGAAATAAAGAAATAAATATTAGACCACTTATTAAAAAGATAGAGTTTATAAATAAGGGAAATGAGTATTGCGTTTTTAAAATGACTCTTGCTACAGGTAGTAGAGGGAATTTAAAGCCTGAAGTGGTTATGGAAAAGTTAAAGGATATAGGGAAAATGCCTATAGTATTAGAAACTGTTAGAATTCATAGATTAGATTTGTATGGGATGAAAGCTCATAAAATGATTGAACCTTTAGAATTAAGTATATAG
- the mgsA gene encoding methylglyoxal synthase yields MKIALIAHDKKKESMVNFTIAYKDTLAKYDLMATGTTGKKISDATGLTVKRFKSGPLGGDQQIGAEIAQNNIDLVIFLRDPLTAQPHEPDILALLRLGDVYRIPVATNIATAEILLRAMERGEFHWREIIRKYDE; encoded by the coding sequence ATGAAGATTGCACTAATAGCACATGACAAGAAAAAAGAGAGCATGGTTAATTTTACAATAGCCTACAAGGATACCCTTGCAAAGTATGATTTAATGGCTACTGGTACAACAGGTAAGAAAATTTCTGATGCTACAGGACTAACGGTAAAAAGGTTTAAATCAGGACCTTTAGGAGGAGATCAACAAATAGGTGCAGAAATTGCTCAGAATAATATTGATTTAGTCATATTTTTAAGAGATCCGTTAACAGCTCAACCTCATGAGCCAGATATTTTAGCATTGCTTAGATTAGGAGATGTTTATAGAATACCTGTAGCAACCAATATAGCTACTGCTGAAATCCTTCTTCGTGCTATGGAAAGAGGGGAATTTCACTGGCGTGAAATCATTAGAAAATATGATGAGTAA
- a CDS encoding Rne/Rng family ribonuclease, with product MNEIIVNSSLNQTRVAMLEDGELVELYIERENSKRTVGNIYKGRITNVLPGMQAAFVDIGLEKNAFLFVKDAVPVEMSGNRDVSIRDVVKNGQEIVVQVTKEPIGTKGARVTTHITLPGRYLVLMPDVDYIGISRRINNEDERERLRKLLEGLKPNNMGVIVRTAGEGKEEKELKEDLKFLLKLWQKIDKEKNLGFAPRTIYRDLDLIHRTIRDMFTSSIHKLTINDQEKYKSILDLVELIAPHLKSRVEYFEIDMDIFDYYNLEKMINNAIARKVWLKSGGYLIIDQTEALTVIDVNTGKYVGSIDLEDTVLKTNKEAAEKIAKQLRLRDIGGIIIVDFIDMNNDDAEREVLDVLEKALERDKTKTNVLGITQLGLLEMTRKKIRGRIGSIMQKKCPYCEGTGKVLSEYTVIQNIEREVKRIAVHTNAEAVWIEVAPLIEEFLKTDKNRFIKELEEVSHVKIFIQGVDHIHANDINVKSMGKLDKIRRLLEENK from the coding sequence ATGAATGAAATCATCGTCAATTCCAGTTTAAACCAAACTCGTGTTGCCATGCTTGAAGATGGCGAATTGGTGGAATTATATATTGAAAGAGAAAATAGTAAAAGAACAGTTGGGAATATTTATAAAGGTCGAATTACAAATGTTTTACCTGGTATGCAAGCAGCTTTTGTTGATATCGGATTGGAAAAGAATGCTTTCTTATTTGTAAAGGATGCAGTACCAGTTGAAATGTCTGGGAACAGAGATGTATCTATAAGAGATGTGGTTAAAAATGGACAAGAAATTGTTGTACAAGTAACCAAAGAACCTATAGGCACAAAGGGCGCGAGAGTGACAACACATATAACCCTTCCAGGAAGATATCTAGTTTTAATGCCGGATGTAGATTATATAGGTATTTCTAGAAGAATTAATAATGAAGATGAAAGAGAAAGATTAAGAAAATTACTTGAGGGGTTAAAACCCAATAATATGGGAGTGATTGTTAGAACTGCAGGGGAAGGAAAAGAAGAAAAAGAATTGAAAGAAGACTTAAAATTTCTATTAAAGTTATGGCAAAAAATTGATAAAGAGAAGAATCTAGGATTTGCTCCAAGGACTATTTATAGAGATTTAGACTTGATTCACAGAACTATAAGAGATATGTTTACAAGTAGTATCCATAAATTGACGATTAATGATCAAGAAAAATATAAAAGTATCCTTGATTTAGTTGAACTTATTGCGCCTCATTTAAAGAGTAGAGTAGAATATTTCGAAATAGATATGGATATATTTGACTATTATAATCTAGAGAAAATGATCAACAATGCTATAGCAAGGAAAGTTTGGTTAAAAAGCGGTGGATATCTTATCATCGACCAAACAGAAGCTTTGACTGTAATTGATGTAAATACAGGGAAATATGTGGGAAGCATTGATCTTGAAGATACTGTTTTAAAAACCAATAAAGAAGCTGCAGAAAAAATTGCTAAACAATTAAGATTGCGTGATATTGGTGGTATTATTATTGTAGATTTTATAGATATGAATAATGATGATGCAGAAAGAGAAGTATTAGATGTATTAGAGAAAGCCCTTGAGCGAGACAAGACAAAAACAAATGTTTTAGGAATCACACAATTAGGGCTCTTGGAGATGACTAGAAAAAAGATAAGAGGTAGAATTGGGTCAATTATGCAAAAGAAGTGTCCCTATTGTGAAGGGACGGGAAAAGTATTATCTGAATATACGGTGATTCAAAATATAGAAAGAGAAGTAAAAAGAATTGCTGTACATACAAATGCTGAAGCTGTATGGATTGAAGTAGCTCCTTTAATAGAAGAATTTTTAAAAACAGATAAAAATCGATTTATTAAAGAATTAGAAGAAGTTTCTCATGTTAAAATATTTATACAAGGTGTAGATCATATACATGCTAATGATATAAATGTAAAATCAATGGGGAAACTTGATAAAATTAGAAGGTTACTAGAAGAAAACAAATGA